A window of Gammaproteobacteria bacterium contains these coding sequences:
- the atpD gene encoding F0F1 ATP synthase subunit beta, with protein sequence MSSKQKGKKKAAAKDRGEVVQIIGAVVDVEFPPQAIPRIYQALQVESGSNGASTTLEVQQQLGDGVVRTIALGSTDGLCRGAGVENTQAAIQVPVGEKTLGRIMNVLGDPIDERGPIESEERLPIHRNAPAFTELTSATELLETGIKVIDLICPFAKGGKVGLFGGAGVGKTVNMMELIRNIAIEHSGYSVFAGVGERTREGNDFYHEMKDSNVLDKVSLVYGQMNEPPGNRLRVGLTGLTLAEKFRDEGRDVLLFIDNIYRFTLAGVECSALLGRMPSAVGYQPTLAEEMGKLQERITSTRTGSITSIQAVYVPADDLTDPSPATTFAHLDATVVLSRQIAELGIYPAVDPLDSTSRQLDPLVVGQEHYDTARAVQNILQRYKELRDIIAILGMDELSEEDKRLVTRARKIQRFLSQPYFVAEVFTGQSGVYVPLKENIRGFKEIAEGKHDALPEQAFYMVGTIEDAVEKAKTL encoded by the coding sequence ATGAGCAGCAAGCAGAAAGGGAAAAAGAAAGCGGCGGCAAAGGACCGGGGAGAAGTCGTCCAAATCATCGGCGCCGTAGTGGATGTGGAATTTCCGCCGCAGGCCATCCCCAGGATCTACCAGGCCCTGCAGGTGGAGAGCGGCTCGAACGGCGCCTCCACCACGCTGGAAGTGCAACAGCAGCTGGGCGACGGCGTAGTGCGCACCATCGCCCTCGGCTCCACCGACGGCCTGTGCCGCGGCGCCGGCGTGGAGAACACCCAGGCCGCGATCCAGGTCCCCGTGGGCGAAAAAACCCTGGGCCGGATCATGAACGTGCTGGGCGACCCGATTGACGAGCGCGGACCCATCGAGTCGGAAGAGCGGCTGCCGATCCACCGCAACGCCCCCGCATTCACCGAACTGACCTCGGCCACGGAACTGCTGGAGACGGGGATCAAGGTGATTGACCTCATCTGCCCCTTCGCCAAGGGCGGCAAGGTTGGCCTGTTCGGCGGCGCCGGCGTCGGCAAGACGGTCAACATGATGGAGCTGATCCGCAACATCGCCATCGAGCACAGCGGCTACTCCGTGTTCGCCGGCGTGGGCGAGCGCACCCGCGAGGGCAACGATTTCTACCACGAGATGAAAGACTCCAACGTGCTGGACAAGGTCTCGCTGGTCTATGGGCAGATGAACGAGCCGCCGGGCAACCGCCTGCGCGTCGGCCTGACCGGGCTGACCCTGGCGGAGAAATTCCGCGACGAAGGCCGCGACGTGCTGTTGTTCATAGACAACATCTACCGCTTCACGCTGGCCGGCGTGGAATGCTCCGCGCTGTTGGGGCGGATGCCGTCCGCCGTCGGCTACCAGCCCACCCTCGCCGAGGAGATGGGCAAACTGCAGGAACGGATCACCTCCACCCGCACCGGCTCCATCACCTCCATCCAGGCGGTCTATGTGCCGGCGGACGACCTCACCGACCCCTCGCCCGCGACCACCTTCGCCCACCTGGACGCGACGGTGGTGTTGTCGCGCCAGATCGCCGAGTTGGGCATATACCCCGCGGTGGACCCCCTGGACTCGACCAGCCGGCAGCTGGATCCCCTGGTCGTCGGCCAGGAGCATTACGACACCGCCCGCGCCGTGCAGAACATCCTGCAGCGCTACAAGGAGCTGCGCGACATCATCGCCATCCTGGGCATGGACGAGTTGTCCGAGGAAGACAAGCGGCTGGTGACCCGCGCCCGCAAGATCCAGCGCTTTCTGTCGCAGCCGTACTTCGTCGCCGAGGTGTTCACCGGGCAAAGCGGCGTCTATGTGCCGCTCAAGGAGAATATCCGCGGCTTCAAGGAGATCGCCGAGGGCAAACACGACGCCCTGCCCGAACAGGCCTTTTACATGGTCGGCACCATCGAGGACGCCGTGGAGAAGGCGAAGACGCTGTAA
- the atpG gene encoding F0F1 ATP synthase subunit gamma — protein MAAAKEIRVKIGSIRNTQKITKAMEMVAASKMRKTQERMRAARPYAEKIRNVIAHLEHAKSEYRSPFLERREHNRHVGLIVVSTDRGLCGGLNANLFRKVVRRMQAWDERGIVADLCAIGSKGVGFFSLIGAPILSRAVRLGDEPSMEQLIGTIKIMLDAYEQAKIDRLYIVYNRFVNSMTQSPEVEQLLPLPPSEAEEMKFHWDYIYEPDAREVLDHLIRRYLESLIYQCVVENIACEQAARMVAMKSAADNAGKLIDELQLIYNKARQAAITQELSEIVGGAAAVA, from the coding sequence ATGGCGGCGGCAAAGGAAATCCGGGTCAAGATCGGCAGCATCCGGAACACGCAGAAGATCACCAAGGCGATGGAGATGGTCGCGGCCAGCAAAATGCGCAAGACCCAGGAGCGCATGCGGGCCGCCCGCCCCTACGCGGAAAAGATTCGCAACGTGATCGCGCACCTGGAACACGCCAAGAGCGAGTACCGCAGCCCCTTTCTGGAGAGACGGGAACACAACCGCCACGTCGGCCTGATCGTCGTGTCCACGGACCGGGGCTTGTGCGGGGGGCTGAACGCCAACCTGTTTCGCAAAGTGGTGCGCCGGATGCAAGCATGGGACGAACGGGGAATCGTCGCGGATCTGTGCGCGATCGGCTCCAAGGGCGTGGGCTTTTTTTCCCTGATCGGCGCCCCCATTCTCAGCCGCGCCGTGCGCCTGGGAGACGAGCCCTCCATGGAGCAGCTGATCGGCACGATCAAGATCATGCTCGACGCCTACGAACAGGCGAAGATTGACCGGCTGTACATCGTCTATAACCGCTTCGTCAACTCGATGACGCAGTCGCCGGAAGTAGAGCAGCTGCTGCCGCTGCCCCCCAGCGAGGCCGAGGAAATGAAGTTTCACTGGGACTACATATACGAACCCGACGCCCGGGAGGTCCTGGACCACCTGATCCGGCGCTATCTGGAATCGCTGATCTATCAATGCGTGGTGGAGAACATCGCCTGCGAACAGGCCGCCCGCATGGTGGCGATGAAGAGCGCGGCCGACAATGCCGGCAAGCTGATAGACGAACTTCAACTCATCTACAACAAGGCGCGGCAGGCCGCCATTACCCAGGAGCTATCCGAGATCGTGGGCGGCGCAGCCGCCGTTGCCTGA
- the atpA gene encoding F0F1 ATP synthase subunit alpha: MAISAAEVSELLRKKIQELDLQTEARTEGVVVSLTDGIARIHGLSDVMQGEMIEFPGKLYGLALNLERDSVGVVIMGDYQKVSQGDTARCTRRILEVPVGEALLGRVVDALGTPIDGKGELGAGETAPLEKIAPGVITRQSVSQPVQTGLKALDSMVPIGRGQRELIIGDRQTGKTAVAIDTIINQKGTGIKCIYVAIGQKASSINTVIHKLEEHGAMEHTIIVAASASQSAAMQYIAPYAGCSMGEYFRDRGEDALVIYDDLTKQAWAYRQVSLLLRRPPGREAYPGDIFYLHSRLLERAARVNAEYVERATNGKVKKKTGSLTALPIIETQAGDVSAFVPTNVISITDGQIYLETDLFNSGFRPAINAGLSVSRVGGAAQTPIVKKLGGGVRLALAQYRELAAFAQFASDLDETTRKQLERGQRVMELMKQKQYSPLSVAEMAVSLYAADRGHLDDVPLEKVNSFETALHDFFNRERKELMEKMNRSGEYNEETEASLADGLKAFKESSTW, from the coding sequence ATGGCAATAAGCGCAGCGGAAGTCAGCGAACTGCTCAGGAAAAAGATCCAGGAACTGGACTTGCAGACGGAGGCCCGAACGGAGGGCGTGGTGGTCAGCCTGACCGACGGGATCGCCCGCATCCACGGACTGAGCGACGTCATGCAGGGCGAGATGATCGAGTTCCCGGGAAAGTTATACGGGCTGGCCCTGAATCTGGAACGGGACTCCGTGGGCGTGGTCATCATGGGCGATTACCAGAAGGTCTCCCAGGGGGACACCGCGCGCTGCACCCGGCGAATCCTCGAAGTGCCGGTCGGCGAGGCCCTGCTGGGCCGCGTGGTGGATGCCCTGGGCACCCCGATTGACGGCAAGGGCGAGCTCGGGGCCGGCGAGACGGCGCCGCTGGAGAAGATCGCCCCGGGCGTGATCACCCGGCAATCCGTCAGCCAGCCGGTGCAGACCGGCCTGAAGGCGCTGGACTCCATGGTGCCCATCGGGCGCGGGCAGCGCGAGCTGATCATCGGCGACCGCCAGACCGGCAAGACGGCGGTGGCCATAGACACGATCATCAACCAGAAGGGCACGGGCATCAAATGCATCTACGTGGCGATCGGCCAGAAGGCCTCGTCCATCAACACCGTGATTCACAAACTGGAGGAGCACGGCGCGATGGAGCACACGATCATCGTCGCCGCCAGCGCCTCGCAATCGGCCGCCATGCAGTACATCGCCCCCTACGCGGGCTGCTCCATGGGCGAATACTTCCGCGACCGCGGCGAGGATGCCCTGGTGATCTACGACGACCTGACCAAGCAGGCATGGGCCTACCGCCAAGTCTCCCTGCTGCTGCGCCGCCCGCCGGGGCGCGAGGCATACCCGGGCGACATCTTTTACCTGCACTCCCGCCTGCTGGAGCGCGCGGCGCGCGTCAACGCCGAGTACGTGGAGCGGGCCACGAACGGCAAGGTCAAGAAAAAGACGGGTTCGCTCACCGCCCTGCCGATCATCGAGACCCAGGCCGGCGACGTGTCGGCCTTTGTCCCCACCAACGTGATCTCCATCACGGACGGCCAGATCTACCTGGAGACCGACCTGTTCAACTCGGGGTTCCGCCCCGCGATCAATGCCGGGCTGTCGGTGTCCCGCGTCGGCGGCGCCGCCCAGACTCCCATCGTCAAGAAACTCGGCGGCGGGGTGCGTCTGGCCCTGGCGCAGTACCGGGAGCTGGCCGCCTTCGCGCAGTTCGCCTCCGACCTGGACGAAACCACGCGCAAACAGTTGGAACGCGGCCAGCGCGTGATGGAGTTGATGAAACAAAAGCAGTACTCGCCCCTGAGCGTGGCCGAGATGGCGGTCAGCCTGTACGCCGCGGACCGCGGCCACCTGGACGACGTCCCCCTGGAGAAAGTGAACTCCTTCGAGACGGCCTTGCACGATTTCTTCAACCGGGAGCGCAAGGAGCTAATGGAGAAGATGAACCGCAGCGGCGAGTACAACGAAGAAACCGAAGCCTCCCTGGCGGACGGCCTCAAAGCCTTCAAAGAGAGCAGCACCTGGTAG
- a CDS encoding F0F1 ATP synthase subunit delta, with product MRERGAARPYARAAFEQARAEEALASWSELLRTLAIVAREPLMRRLLSDPRVGTERLLRLTREVCAAALHSATQERFVELLVRARRLELADAVHQFFEERRRRLEGRTSVRLFSAYPLTDGERRQIEESLAQRLATRVESEVLIEASLIGGVRIEIGDTVIDTSLRNKLNGLAEALA from the coding sequence ATGCGGGAACGCGGCGCCGCTAGGCCGTATGCCCGCGCCGCCTTCGAGCAGGCGCGCGCGGAGGAAGCGCTGGCCTCCTGGTCCGAGCTGTTGCGGACGCTGGCCATCGTGGCGCGCGAGCCGCTGATGCGACGCCTGCTGTCGGACCCGCGGGTGGGGACGGAGCGCTTGCTGCGATTGACGCGGGAAGTCTGTGCCGCCGCCCTGCACAGCGCGACCCAGGAAAGGTTCGTCGAATTGCTGGTGCGCGCGCGCCGCCTGGAGCTTGCCGACGCGGTACACCAGTTCTTCGAGGAGCGCCGCCGCCGCCTCGAGGGACGGACCAGCGTCCGCCTGTTTTCCGCCTATCCTCTGACGGACGGCGAACGGCGGCAGATCGAAGAATCGCTGGCGCAGCGCCTGGCCACCCGGGTGGAGAGCGAGGTACTGATCGAAGCTTCCCTGATCGGGGGGGTGCGGATCGAGATCGGCGATACGGTCATTGACACCTCCCTGCGCAACAAACTGAACGGCCTGGCCGAGGCCCTGGCGTAG
- a CDS encoding F0F1 ATP synthase subunit B — protein MSINATLIGQMIVFALLIWFAMRFIWPVLLQAMAEREKRIADGLAAAEQGRRELEQATQRSNELQAEGRKKAAELIDQAQRRGDEMVEQAKRAAEAEGQRILAAAHAEVEQEKAQAREELRAKLAALVIAGAEQVLQREVSPKDHQKTLQGLKAELGPQ, from the coding sequence TTGAGCATCAACGCGACCCTGATCGGGCAGATGATCGTGTTTGCCCTTCTGATCTGGTTCGCCATGCGCTTCATCTGGCCCGTGCTGTTGCAGGCGATGGCGGAGCGGGAGAAACGGATCGCCGACGGCCTGGCCGCGGCCGAGCAAGGGCGCCGCGAGCTGGAACAGGCGACGCAGCGCTCGAACGAGCTGCAGGCGGAGGGCCGCAAAAAGGCGGCCGAGCTGATTGACCAGGCCCAGCGGCGCGGCGACGAAATGGTGGAACAGGCGAAACGCGCCGCCGAAGCGGAAGGGCAGCGGATCCTGGCCGCGGCGCATGCCGAGGTCGAGCAGGAAAAGGCGCAGGCGCGCGAAGAGCTGCGCGCCAAACTGGCGGCGCTGGTCATTGCCGGCGCCGAGCAGGTCCTCCAGCGCGAGGTGTCGCCCAAGGATCACCAAAAGACGCTGCAGGGCCTGAAAGCCGAGTTGGGCCCGCAGTGA
- the atpE gene encoding F0F1 ATP synthase subunit C: MQAEFLGYLSQVQGMTAIAVSLLIGLGAAGTAIGFGILGGKFLEGAARQPEIVPMLQIKMFIVAGLLDAVTMIGVGIALFFTFANPFAGALEAARQSLGG; the protein is encoded by the coding sequence ATGCAAGCTGAATTTCTAGGTTATCTCTCACAAGTACAGGGAATGACCGCCATTGCCGTGTCCCTGTTGATCGGCCTGGGCGCCGCCGGGACAGCCATCGGTTTCGGCATTCTGGGAGGCAAGTTTCTGGAGGGCGCGGCGCGCCAGCCGGAGATCGTTCCCATGCTGCAAATCAAGATGTTCATTGTCGCCGGCCTGTTGGATGCGGTCACCATGATCGGCGTCGGCATCGCCTTGTTCTTCACTTTTGCCAACCCCTTCGCGGGGGCGCTGGAAGCCGCGCGCCAAAGCCTGGGCGGTTGA
- the atpB gene encoding F0F1 ATP synthase subunit A → MKAAAPDTGGGQTEYILHHLHNLQVGEGFWTLHLDTLFFSVFLGLGCLLLFQRVAARAVAGVPGRLQNFVEILVEFVDKQVRETFHGQSRLIAPLALTIFVWVFLMNFMDLVPVDLLPWLAGLAGIPYLKVVPSTDLNATFAMSLTVFALIMIYSVRAKGAGGFAKEFLLHPFDHWAFAPVNFILKTVEELARPISLALRLFGNLYAGELIFILIALFSLGRTLEEFLHLGTWALFLSQLLLGLAWAIFHILIITLQAFIFMMLTIVYLSLAHETH, encoded by the coding sequence GTGAAGGCAGCGGCGCCGGATACGGGGGGCGGCCAAACGGAGTACATCCTCCATCACTTGCACAACCTGCAGGTGGGGGAGGGCTTCTGGACCCTGCACCTCGACACCCTGTTTTTTTCCGTCTTTCTGGGGCTGGGGTGCCTGCTGCTCTTTCAGCGGGTGGCGGCGCGGGCCGTCGCCGGGGTGCCGGGGCGGCTGCAGAACTTCGTCGAGATCCTGGTAGAGTTCGTGGACAAGCAGGTGCGGGAGACCTTTCACGGCCAGAGCCGGCTCATTGCCCCCCTGGCGCTGACCATCTTCGTCTGGGTGTTTTTGATGAACTTCATGGACCTGGTGCCGGTGGATCTGCTGCCCTGGCTCGCCGGGCTGGCGGGCATCCCCTACCTCAAGGTGGTCCCCAGCACCGACCTGAACGCCACCTTCGCCATGTCGCTGACGGTGTTCGCGCTGATCATGATCTACAGCGTCCGGGCCAAGGGCGCCGGCGGGTTCGCCAAGGAGTTCCTGCTCCATCCCTTCGACCACTGGGCGTTCGCGCCCGTGAACTTCATCCTCAAGACCGTAGAGGAATTGGCGCGGCCGATCTCGCTGGCGCTGCGCCTGTTCGGCAACCTCTACGCGGGCGAACTGATCTTTATTCTGATCGCTCTGTTCTCCCTGGGGCGGACGCTGGAAGAGTTTCTCCACCTGGGGACCTGGGCCCTGTTCCTGTCGCAGCTGCTGTTGGGGCTGGCCTGGGCTATTTTTCATATACTGATCATCACCCTGCAGGCGTTCATCTTTATGATGTTGACCATCGTCTATCTCAGCCTGGCTCACGAGACGCATTGA
- a CDS encoding ATP synthase subunit I, whose translation MNREGWRMALASAGGQIIVTLALCGLLLATMGQRGAWSALLGGGIGTVGNLALGTYMFTVNHATPQAMLRGFYIGEALKLTLTGVLFFLALVYADIQQPILLLAFILALAAQWMLPGALGNKWKGARS comes from the coding sequence ATGAACCGCGAGGGCTGGCGCATGGCTTTGGCAAGCGCGGGGGGGCAGATCATAGTGACCCTTGCGCTGTGCGGCCTGTTGCTGGCGACGATGGGCCAGCGAGGCGCATGGTCCGCGTTGCTCGGGGGAGGAATCGGCACCGTGGGAAACTTGGCGCTGGGCACATATATGTTTACCGTAAATCATGCGACGCCGCAGGCGATGTTGAGAGGATTCTACATAGGAGAGGCCCTCAAGCTGACGCTGACGGGCGTGTTGTTTTTCCTGGCGCTGGTTTATGCGGATATACAGCAGCCCATACTGCTGCTCGCTTTCATCCTCGCCCTGGCGGCCCAGTGGATGCTGCCGGGGGCGCTCGGCAACAAGTGGAAGGGCGCCCGGTCGTGA
- a CDS encoding ATP-binding protein: MLIEFRVANFKSIQERQVLSLRASKGRELTDSHTFGVPPVAGGPDINMKLLRSAALYGANAAGKSNFLQAMRAMQAIVSGSALEKRRGDPLPVAPFRLDPGARDAPSEFEAAFFSGGVRYQYGFAATTERIVEEWLFAYPRNRAQRWFRRAWAPAQSGYEWELGAFLSGEKALWQKATRDNALFLSTAVQLNSRQLQPVYDWFAKTLHLANVSGWSPIFSAELCETDCKEQVLNFLKAADLDIHDVRVRKDPFDPKFLPGDMSAPVKQMISEQMENKEVLEIQTVHRDSEGKEVAFGFDQESDGTQKVFSFAGPWIDSLQNGHVLFVDELHDNLHPQLAKFLVRRFHGRDTNPSNAQLVFTAHETSILSQDLMRRDQIWFCEKDRRHATRLYPLTDFHPRKGRENLELAYRSGRYGALPYIREAQG; this comes from the coding sequence ATGTTAATTGAGTTTCGCGTCGCCAACTTCAAGTCTATCCAGGAACGGCAGGTCCTGAGTTTGAGGGCATCGAAGGGCAGGGAATTGACCGACTCTCACACCTTTGGCGTTCCGCCGGTTGCGGGCGGGCCCGATATCAATATGAAATTGCTGCGTTCGGCGGCCCTTTACGGCGCCAACGCGGCAGGGAAATCCAATTTCTTGCAGGCTATGAGGGCAATGCAGGCGATTGTGTCGGGTTCTGCCCTGGAGAAGCGCCGGGGGGACCCTCTTCCGGTAGCGCCGTTTCGGCTGGATCCCGGGGCGCGGGATGCGCCCAGCGAATTCGAGGCGGCGTTCTTCAGCGGCGGTGTGCGCTACCAATACGGCTTTGCCGCTACGACGGAGCGCATCGTGGAAGAATGGCTGTTCGCGTATCCCAGGAATCGCGCGCAACGCTGGTTCCGGCGCGCGTGGGCGCCGGCCCAGAGCGGATACGAATGGGAACTGGGGGCCTTTTTAAGCGGCGAGAAGGCCCTGTGGCAGAAGGCAACTCGCGACAATGCCTTGTTCCTCTCAACCGCGGTGCAATTGAACAGCCGGCAATTGCAGCCGGTATATGACTGGTTCGCGAAGACCCTGCACCTTGCTAACGTTTCCGGGTGGTCGCCGATCTTCAGTGCCGAACTTTGCGAGACGGATTGCAAAGAGCAGGTGCTGAATTTTCTGAAGGCTGCAGATCTGGATATTCATGATGTGCGGGTCAGGAAAGATCCTTTCGATCCAAAATTCCTGCCTGGCGATATGTCGGCTCCTGTCAAGCAGATGATTTCCGAGCAAATGGAGAATAAGGAAGTCTTGGAAATTCAAACGGTGCACCGGGACTCCGAGGGGAAAGAAGTTGCCTTCGGTTTCGACCAGGAATCGGATGGCACGCAAAAGGTGTTTTCTTTTGCCGGCCCTTGGATTGACAGCCTGCAAAATGGCCATGTGCTGTTCGTGGACGAATTGCACGATAACCTGCATCCGCAACTGGCAAAGTTCCTGGTGCGGCGGTTTCATGGAAGGGACACCAATCCCAGCAATGCGCAGCTGGTGTTCACCGCCCATGAAACTTCTATTCTGAGCCAGGATCTTATGCGCCGCGACCAGATTTGGTTTTGCGAAAAAGACCGGCGTCATGCGACGCGGCTTTACCCCTTGACGGATTTTCATCCCCGCAAGGGCAGGGAAAACCTGGAGTTGGCGTATCGGTCCGGCCGTTATGGCGCCCTGCCTTACATTCGGGAAGCGCAGGGATAG
- a CDS encoding RloB family protein → MGTDALFHKRKARRTKDLARRKASRAPYAKVLIVCEGRKTEPNYFTGLRDDYRLNSANVEITGEGDSTPEGVLALARARYQQEQTAGDPFDTVFCVFDKDDHAGYSRALALLSSIRPRGVFRAIASVPAFEYWLLLHYEYSTRPYRTRPGRTAAEQVLADLKKHFPQYRKGDRDIFRVLRERLETAKQHAARSLRAAERSNTDNPSTKVHQLVCYLQKIRC, encoded by the coding sequence ATGGGCACGGATGCCCTGTTCCACAAGCGCAAAGCGCGGCGCACCAAAGATTTGGCGCGCCGCAAGGCCAGCAGAGCCCCCTATGCCAAAGTGCTGATCGTTTGCGAGGGCAGGAAGACCGAACCCAACTATTTTACGGGGCTCAGAGATGATTACCGTTTAAACAGCGCCAACGTGGAGATTACGGGGGAGGGCGATTCCACTCCCGAGGGCGTCCTTGCACTTGCCCGGGCGCGTTATCAACAAGAGCAAACAGCGGGCGACCCTTTCGATACAGTCTTTTGCGTATTCGACAAGGACGACCACGCCGGCTATTCGCGGGCTTTGGCGCTACTAAGCAGCATTAGACCCAGGGGAGTTTTTCGCGCGATCGCTTCGGTACCCGCTTTCGAGTATTGGTTGCTGTTGCATTACGAATACAGTACCAGGCCATATCGGACGCGACCGGGCAGAACCGCGGCGGAACAGGTGTTGGCCGATCTGAAAAAGCACTTTCCTCAATACCGGAAAGGCGACAGGGACATATTCCGCGTCTTGCGGGAAAGGTTGGAGACAGCAAAACAACACGCAGCGAGATCGCTGAGGGCCGCCGAGAGGAGCAATACCGACAATCCCT